The window GATGGCCGAGGATGTGGCCAGGGAGCGACACCGCGTGTCCTGGAAAGACGAATGGGAATACGATTGTCAAGACAGGCAGGTCAGACCGCTGCAGTTCACGGAGTATGCGGGGAGAATGGGAACCGGTGAGAAAATGTTCAGCCACAGGGTTCCGACGTTTGTCTGGTCAAAATTGACTCCTGGTAGTGTCGGCGAGCAACTCTGGCGAATTGCCTGCGGGAAGGAGTGAGCACGTCGGAGGACACGATCACTGCCGGAAGGGATATGAGGCGCTTGCATGAAGGTCGATTGGTATTTGCTGAGTCTGACCGGGGCGTTGATGGTGTTCATCGGTATTTTCACCGCGATTGGCTGGTACACCTTTCGATAGATGGAAGCAAATCACGATGTACTCTAGGAGGCAAGATATGCATATCCAGAAGGTTCCAACTCCGTGGTGGCGCGTGCTTTTCGTGTGCTGCGGCGTGGTGCTCACCGTCGTCGGGTTGTCAGGCTGTCGTGAAGATGATGCGGGGCCTCCCTTGACGACCACCTATCAGGCCATCGTGATGACAAATGGCCAACTGTTTTTCGGGAAGCTGCAACAGGCCGGAAGCCGGTTCCCCGTGCTCACGGACGTGCATATTATCCAGACTCAAACCAACCCCGAGACGAAACAGGTCAGTAATGTCTTGGTCAAACGCGGGAAGGAAGCCCATGCGCCCGATCGGATGGTCCTGAATGCGCAGCAGATTCTCATCATCGAGCCTGTGACGCCTGGCTCCCAGATTGAGAAACTCCTCCAAGAATCCACAACAAAGTAACGTTCTGCGCATGAGAAAGGCCGAAATTGCCCAACGCATTCATGAACAGGTGGGGATCTCGCAGGACCAGGCGCTGGAACTCTTGGAGTGGATTATTGGACTGTTCAAGGCCACCCTTCAGCGCGGGGAATCCATTGCCATTAACGGCTTTGGCCGGTTCCATGTCCGCCAGAAACAGGCACGCCAAGGACGCAACCCCCGCACGGGTAAACCCACGACGATCACGGCTCGTCGCGTGATCACATTTCGTCCAAGCTCTGAGTTCAAAGCGGCGGTCGAGGCGGTGGGATATGACTCCGACACCAGATAAGAAGCCACGTCTTTCCCCGTTGGAGACCTT is drawn from Nitrospiraceae bacterium and contains these coding sequences:
- a CDS encoding integration host factor subunit alpha encodes the protein MRKAEIAQRIHEQVGISQDQALELLEWIIGLFKATLQRGESIAINGFGRFHVRQKQARQGRNPRTGKPTTITARRVITFRPSSEFKAAVEAVGYDSDTR